A single region of the Phoenix dactylifera cultivar Barhee BC4 unplaced genomic scaffold, palm_55x_up_171113_PBpolish2nd_filt_p 001031F, whole genome shotgun sequence genome encodes:
- the LOC120103738 gene encoding BTB/POZ domain-containing protein NPY2-like isoform X3, whose amino-acid sequence MKFMKLGSKPDSFQTDGNNVRFVATELATDIIVHVGEVKFHLHKFPLLSKSARLQKLVAATNDESNNEIHILNVPGGPAAFEICAKFCYGMTVILNAYNVVAARCAAEYLEMHESVEKGNLIYKIEVFLDTSIFRSWKDSIIVLQTTKSLLPWSEDLKLVSHCIDSIASKASIDASMVEWSYTYNRKKLPSENGLDTQWNGVKKQQSVPKDWWVEDLCELEMDFYRRLIMAIKAKGRMSGKVIGEALKAYTYRRIRGFGRGSLIHEGDVMKSRSLLETIIWLLPAEKGSVSCSFLLKLLTAASLLDSGEMGKKELIKRIGRQLEEASVPDLLIPSMSGEDTVYDTNMVLSIVEEFVMQDSGAAHTSPKASEVLEETRSPAIVSGSSKISVAKLVDGYLAEIAKDPKLPLSKFVDLAEMMSADSRPVHDGLYRAIDRYLKEHPGLSKSERKKICGLMDCKKLSADACSHAVQNERLPLRAVVQVLFFEQVRAAATAAGRTENCGGSYGSSSSGVTTNTEDDWDGLPTVEDFKLLKSMKLVGGGESERSSDSNAASKNQGNDRAGNGKVKGIMMPKKILGKLLSSKGQGGENTSSDTSGSPGSANPDEPKSTPLRNTRYSVS is encoded by the exons TTTCCTCTTCTGTCCAAGAGTGCTCGCTTGCAAAAGCTGGTGGCAGCTACCAATGATGAAAGCAATAATGAGATTCATATTCTTAATGTTCCCGGCGGCCCTGCTGCATTTGAGATTTGTGCTAAATTTTGTTATGGTATGACTGTCATCCTCAATGCTTACAATGTGGTTGCAGCCCGTTGTGCAGCAGAATATCTAGAAATGCATGAATCTGTGGAGAAGGGGAATCTGATTTATAAAATCGAAGTCTTCCTCGACACAAGCATATTCCGCAGCTGGAAAGACTCAATTATAGTTCTCCAGACTACAAAGTCTCTGCTACCTTGGTCTGAGGATCTGAAATTGGTGAGCCACTGCATAGATTCTATAGCTTCCAAGGCCTCCATTGATGCTTCTATGGTGGAATGGTCTTACACTTATAACCGAAAAAAACTTCCGTCAGAAAATGGTCTCGATACACAATGGAATGGGGTCAAAAAACAGCAGTCAGTACCTAAGGACTGGTGGGTCGAGGACCTCTGTGAGCTTGAAATGGATTTCTACAGGCGGCTTATAATGGCCATCAAAGCTAAGGGAAGAATGTCCGGGAAAGTGATCGGAGAGGCTCTGAAAGCTTATACATATAGAAGAATTCGAGGTTTTGGCAGAGGTTCCCTGATCCATGAAGGTGATGTCATGAAAAGTAGGTCACTGCTAGAGACCATTATCTGGTTATTGCCGGCGGAGAAAGGTTCCGTATCATGCAGTTTCCTTCTTAAGCTACTAACAGCTGCAAGTTTACTGGATTCTGGCGAAATGGGTAAGAAGGAGCTCATCAAGCGAATAGGCCGCCAATTAGAAGAAGCTTCAGTACCTGATCTTTTGATCCCCAGCATGTCAGGGGAGGACACTGTGTATGATACCAACATGGTTCTTAGTATAGTGGAGGAATTTGTGATGCAGGATAGTGGTGCTGCTCATACTAGCCCAAAGGCATCTGAAGTGCTCGAGGAGACCAGGAGCCCGGCTATAGTTTCAGGTAGTTCAAAGATCAGTGTAGCGAAGCTGGTTGACGGGTATCTTGCTGAGATAGCAAAAGACCCCAAGTTACCTCTTTCAAAGTTTGTTGATCTCGCTGAAATGATGTCAGCTGACTCAAGGCCAGTGCATGATGGGCTTTATCGTGCTATTGACAGGTATCTGAAG GAGCATCCGGGCCTGAGCAAAAGTGAGAGAAAGAAGATTTGTGGTCTGATGGACTGCAAGAAACTGTCTGCAGATGCCTGCTCTCATGCCGTGCAGAACGAGCGCCTCCCACTACGGGCGGTAGTCCAGGTCCTCTTCTTTGAGCAGGTCAGGGCAGCAGCTACTGCTGCAGGCCGGACCGAGAACTGTGGTGGTTCCTATGGGAGTTCGAGTTCAGGCGTCACTACCAACACAGAGGATGACTGGGATGGACTCCCAACAGTTGAAGATTTCAAGTTGCTCAAGTCTATGAAGCTCGTAGGCGGCGGGGAAAGCGAGAGGAGCAGCGACAGCAACGCCGCTAGTAAGAACCAAGGCAATGACAGAGCTGGCAATGGCAAGGTGAAGGGCATCATGATGCCCAAGAAGATTCTAGGCAAGCTGCTGTCGAGCAAGGGGCAGGGAGGGGAGAACACTAGCTCTGATACGTCTGGTAGCCCAGGCTCAGCAAACCCGGATGAGCCCAAGTCCACACCTTTAAGGAACACAAGATACTCAGTTTCATGA
- the LOC120103738 gene encoding BTB/POZ domain-containing protein NPY2-like isoform X2: MIIDGNFEEDCLLVELDGVVLDRLIILLSFVATELATDIIVHVGEVKFHLHKFPLLSKSARLQKLVAATNDESNNEIHILNVPGGPAAFEICAKFCYGMTVILNAYNVVAARCAAEYLEMHESVEKGNLIYKIEVFLDTSIFRSWKDSIIVLQTTKSLLPWSEDLKLVSHCIDSIASKASIDASMVEWSYTYNRKKLPSENGLDTQWNGVKKQQSVPKDWWVEDLCELEMDFYRRLIMAIKAKGRMSGKVIGEALKAYTYRRIRGFGRGSLIHEGDVMKSRSLLETIIWLLPAEKGSVSCSFLLKLLTAASLLDSGEMGKKELIKRIGRQLEEASVPDLLIPSMSGEDTVYDTNMVLSIVEEFVMQDSGAAHTSPKASEVLEETRSPAIVSGSSKISVAKLVDGYLAEIAKDPKLPLSKFVDLAEMMSADSRPVHDGLYRAIDRYLKEHPGLSKSERKKICGLMDCKKLSADACSHAVQNERLPLRAVVQVLFFEQVRAAATAAGRTENCGGSYGSSSSGVTTNTEDDWDGLPTVEDFKLLKSMKLVGGGESERSSDSNAASKNQGNDRAGNGKVKGIMMPKKILGKLLSSKGQGGENTSSDTSGSPGSANPDEPKSTPLRNTRYSVS; the protein is encoded by the exons TTTCCTCTTCTGTCCAAGAGTGCTCGCTTGCAAAAGCTGGTGGCAGCTACCAATGATGAAAGCAATAATGAGATTCATATTCTTAATGTTCCCGGCGGCCCTGCTGCATTTGAGATTTGTGCTAAATTTTGTTATGGTATGACTGTCATCCTCAATGCTTACAATGTGGTTGCAGCCCGTTGTGCAGCAGAATATCTAGAAATGCATGAATCTGTGGAGAAGGGGAATCTGATTTATAAAATCGAAGTCTTCCTCGACACAAGCATATTCCGCAGCTGGAAAGACTCAATTATAGTTCTCCAGACTACAAAGTCTCTGCTACCTTGGTCTGAGGATCTGAAATTGGTGAGCCACTGCATAGATTCTATAGCTTCCAAGGCCTCCATTGATGCTTCTATGGTGGAATGGTCTTACACTTATAACCGAAAAAAACTTCCGTCAGAAAATGGTCTCGATACACAATGGAATGGGGTCAAAAAACAGCAGTCAGTACCTAAGGACTGGTGGGTCGAGGACCTCTGTGAGCTTGAAATGGATTTCTACAGGCGGCTTATAATGGCCATCAAAGCTAAGGGAAGAATGTCCGGGAAAGTGATCGGAGAGGCTCTGAAAGCTTATACATATAGAAGAATTCGAGGTTTTGGCAGAGGTTCCCTGATCCATGAAGGTGATGTCATGAAAAGTAGGTCACTGCTAGAGACCATTATCTGGTTATTGCCGGCGGAGAAAGGTTCCGTATCATGCAGTTTCCTTCTTAAGCTACTAACAGCTGCAAGTTTACTGGATTCTGGCGAAATGGGTAAGAAGGAGCTCATCAAGCGAATAGGCCGCCAATTAGAAGAAGCTTCAGTACCTGATCTTTTGATCCCCAGCATGTCAGGGGAGGACACTGTGTATGATACCAACATGGTTCTTAGTATAGTGGAGGAATTTGTGATGCAGGATAGTGGTGCTGCTCATACTAGCCCAAAGGCATCTGAAGTGCTCGAGGAGACCAGGAGCCCGGCTATAGTTTCAGGTAGTTCAAAGATCAGTGTAGCGAAGCTGGTTGACGGGTATCTTGCTGAGATAGCAAAAGACCCCAAGTTACCTCTTTCAAAGTTTGTTGATCTCGCTGAAATGATGTCAGCTGACTCAAGGCCAGTGCATGATGGGCTTTATCGTGCTATTGACAGGTATCTGAAG GAGCATCCGGGCCTGAGCAAAAGTGAGAGAAAGAAGATTTGTGGTCTGATGGACTGCAAGAAACTGTCTGCAGATGCCTGCTCTCATGCCGTGCAGAACGAGCGCCTCCCACTACGGGCGGTAGTCCAGGTCCTCTTCTTTGAGCAGGTCAGGGCAGCAGCTACTGCTGCAGGCCGGACCGAGAACTGTGGTGGTTCCTATGGGAGTTCGAGTTCAGGCGTCACTACCAACACAGAGGATGACTGGGATGGACTCCCAACAGTTGAAGATTTCAAGTTGCTCAAGTCTATGAAGCTCGTAGGCGGCGGGGAAAGCGAGAGGAGCAGCGACAGCAACGCCGCTAGTAAGAACCAAGGCAATGACAGAGCTGGCAATGGCAAGGTGAAGGGCATCATGATGCCCAAGAAGATTCTAGGCAAGCTGCTGTCGAGCAAGGGGCAGGGAGGGGAGAACACTAGCTCTGATACGTCTGGTAGCCCAGGCTCAGCAAACCCGGATGAGCCCAAGTCCACACCTTTAAGGAACACAAGATACTCAGTTTCATGA
- the LOC120103738 gene encoding BTB/POZ domain-containing protein NPY4-like isoform X1, protein MIVILWQLFLSIAILSQLSCARLSLRLSCDRFVATELATDIIVHVGEVKFHLHKFPLLSKSARLQKLVAATNDESNNEIHILNVPGGPAAFEICAKFCYGMTVILNAYNVVAARCAAEYLEMHESVEKGNLIYKIEVFLDTSIFRSWKDSIIVLQTTKSLLPWSEDLKLVSHCIDSIASKASIDASMVEWSYTYNRKKLPSENGLDTQWNGVKKQQSVPKDWWVEDLCELEMDFYRRLIMAIKAKGRMSGKVIGEALKAYTYRRIRGFGRGSLIHEGDVMKSRSLLETIIWLLPAEKGSVSCSFLLKLLTAASLLDSGEMGKKELIKRIGRQLEEASVPDLLIPSMSGEDTVYDTNMVLSIVEEFVMQDSGAAHTSPKASEVLEETRSPAIVSGSSKISVAKLVDGYLAEIAKDPKLPLSKFVDLAEMMSADSRPVHDGLYRAIDRYLKEHPGLSKSERKKICGLMDCKKLSADACSHAVQNERLPLRAVVQVLFFEQVRAAATAAGRTENCGGSYGSSSSGVTTNTEDDWDGLPTVEDFKLLKSMKLVGGGESERSSDSNAASKNQGNDRAGNGKVKGIMMPKKILGKLLSSKGQGGENTSSDTSGSPGSANPDEPKSTPLRNTRYSVS, encoded by the exons TTTCCTCTTCTGTCCAAGAGTGCTCGCTTGCAAAAGCTGGTGGCAGCTACCAATGATGAAAGCAATAATGAGATTCATATTCTTAATGTTCCCGGCGGCCCTGCTGCATTTGAGATTTGTGCTAAATTTTGTTATGGTATGACTGTCATCCTCAATGCTTACAATGTGGTTGCAGCCCGTTGTGCAGCAGAATATCTAGAAATGCATGAATCTGTGGAGAAGGGGAATCTGATTTATAAAATCGAAGTCTTCCTCGACACAAGCATATTCCGCAGCTGGAAAGACTCAATTATAGTTCTCCAGACTACAAAGTCTCTGCTACCTTGGTCTGAGGATCTGAAATTGGTGAGCCACTGCATAGATTCTATAGCTTCCAAGGCCTCCATTGATGCTTCTATGGTGGAATGGTCTTACACTTATAACCGAAAAAAACTTCCGTCAGAAAATGGTCTCGATACACAATGGAATGGGGTCAAAAAACAGCAGTCAGTACCTAAGGACTGGTGGGTCGAGGACCTCTGTGAGCTTGAAATGGATTTCTACAGGCGGCTTATAATGGCCATCAAAGCTAAGGGAAGAATGTCCGGGAAAGTGATCGGAGAGGCTCTGAAAGCTTATACATATAGAAGAATTCGAGGTTTTGGCAGAGGTTCCCTGATCCATGAAGGTGATGTCATGAAAAGTAGGTCACTGCTAGAGACCATTATCTGGTTATTGCCGGCGGAGAAAGGTTCCGTATCATGCAGTTTCCTTCTTAAGCTACTAACAGCTGCAAGTTTACTGGATTCTGGCGAAATGGGTAAGAAGGAGCTCATCAAGCGAATAGGCCGCCAATTAGAAGAAGCTTCAGTACCTGATCTTTTGATCCCCAGCATGTCAGGGGAGGACACTGTGTATGATACCAACATGGTTCTTAGTATAGTGGAGGAATTTGTGATGCAGGATAGTGGTGCTGCTCATACTAGCCCAAAGGCATCTGAAGTGCTCGAGGAGACCAGGAGCCCGGCTATAGTTTCAGGTAGTTCAAAGATCAGTGTAGCGAAGCTGGTTGACGGGTATCTTGCTGAGATAGCAAAAGACCCCAAGTTACCTCTTTCAAAGTTTGTTGATCTCGCTGAAATGATGTCAGCTGACTCAAGGCCAGTGCATGATGGGCTTTATCGTGCTATTGACAGGTATCTGAAG GAGCATCCGGGCCTGAGCAAAAGTGAGAGAAAGAAGATTTGTGGTCTGATGGACTGCAAGAAACTGTCTGCAGATGCCTGCTCTCATGCCGTGCAGAACGAGCGCCTCCCACTACGGGCGGTAGTCCAGGTCCTCTTCTTTGAGCAGGTCAGGGCAGCAGCTACTGCTGCAGGCCGGACCGAGAACTGTGGTGGTTCCTATGGGAGTTCGAGTTCAGGCGTCACTACCAACACAGAGGATGACTGGGATGGACTCCCAACAGTTGAAGATTTCAAGTTGCTCAAGTCTATGAAGCTCGTAGGCGGCGGGGAAAGCGAGAGGAGCAGCGACAGCAACGCCGCTAGTAAGAACCAAGGCAATGACAGAGCTGGCAATGGCAAGGTGAAGGGCATCATGATGCCCAAGAAGATTCTAGGCAAGCTGCTGTCGAGCAAGGGGCAGGGAGGGGAGAACACTAGCTCTGATACGTCTGGTAGCCCAGGCTCAGCAAACCCGGATGAGCCCAAGTCCACACCTTTAAGGAACACAAGATACTCAGTTTCATGA